A genomic segment from Nicotiana tabacum cultivar K326 chromosome 7, ASM71507v2, whole genome shotgun sequence encodes:
- the LOC107767027 gene encoding anthocyanidin 3-O-glucosyltransferase 2-like, translated as MNELIFIPLAGLGHLVSAIEFAKLVLNRDENNLCISVLVMKLPLDYGVQNFIQSLTSQPRLKFIDISLDEKTSSVFLNNHDSFLYDFIDGHKSNVREYVQNIPRLAGFVLDMFCTSMIDIANEFNVPSYIYFASNAAFLGFCLHFQALRNEQNLDTSKYINSDKELSIPYFKNPCPTKVLPKHLLNSRLASTLFFDGIRRFKETKGIIINTFFELESFSLQALMDSEIVPTIYPVGPVVSFAKSGHFRNNMSETESIIEWLDEQPDLSVVYLCFGSMGSFEAEQIKEIATALEHCGHRFLWSLRRSPPKGKIDIPSNYTNFEEVLPKGFLERTKGIGKVIGWAPQVAILSHKSVGGFVCHCGWNSILESVYFGVPIATWPLYAEQQMNAFLLVKELGIAKEISMDYVIDFEGKNNKVDIVSAEEIEGGLQRLMVKSEENEVRKKIKEMKEKSRVAMEDGGSSYTSLGLLINDVITNIS; from the exons ATGAATgaactaattttcattcctttaGCAGGATTAGGTCACCTCGTATCAGCCATCGAATTTGCAAAACTCGTTCTAAATAGAGATGAAAATAATCTTTGCATTTCTGTTCTCGTCATGAAACTTCCCTTAGACTATGGCGTTCAAAACTTCATTCAGTCTCTCACTTCTCAACCTCGTCTAAAATTCATCGATATCTCTTTAGACGAAAAAACATCTTCTGTCTTCTTGAATAACCACGATAGTTTCCTCTATGATTTCATCGATGGTCACAAATCAAACGTACGAGAATATGTTCAAAACATTCCTCGTCTTGCTGGTTTCGTGCTTGACATGTTTTGTACCTCGATGATTGACATAGCCAACGAATTTAACGTTCCGAGTTATATTTATTTTGCTTCAAATGCTGCTTTTCTTGGCTTTTGTCTTCATTTTCAAGCTCTAAGAAATGAGCAAAATTTAGACACGTCTAAGTACATAAACTCTGATAAGGAATTATCAATTCCATATTTTAAAAATCCATGTCCTACTAAAGTTTTGCCTAAGCATTTATTAAATTCAAGACTTGCTTCAACATTGTTTTTTGATGGAATTCGTCGATTTAAAGAGACTAAAGGGATTATTATTAACACTTTTTTCGAGCTTGAATCTTTTTCTCTTCAGGCTTTAATGGATTCTGAGATTGTTCCAACAATTTATCCAGTTGGTCCAGTGGTTAGTTTTGCAAAAAGTGGTCATTTTCGAAATAATATGTCCGAAACTGAAAGTATTATCGAGTGGTTAGATGAGCAACCGGATTTATCTGTAGTGTATTTGTGCTTTGGTAGTATGGGAAGTTTTGAGGCAGAGCAAATCAAAGAAATAGCAACTGCACTGGAACATTGCGGTCACAG GTTCTTGTGGTCTTTAAGAAGATCTCCACCAAAGGGAAAAATAGATATACCAAGCAATTACACCAATTTTGAAGAAGTTTTGCCAAAAGGGTTCTTGGAAAGAACAAAAGGAATTGGAAAAGTGATAGGATGGGCACCACAAGTAGCAATATTATCTCATAAATCAGTAGGAGGATTTGTGTGTCATTGTGGATGGAATTCTATACTGGAAAGTGTATATTTTGGTGTGCCAATTGCAACTTGGCCACTCTATGCAGAACAACAAATGAATGCATTTTTATTGGTTAAAGAATTGGGAATTGCTAAGGAGATTAGTATGGATTATGTTATTGATTTTGAggggaaaaataataaagttgATATTGTGAGTGCTGAAGAAATTGAAGGGGGTTTACAAAGGTTGATGGTAAAAAGTGAAGAGAATGAAGTGaggaaaaaaataaaggaaatgaAGGAGAAGAGTAGAGTGGCTATGGAGGATGGTGGATCATCTTATACTTCTCTTGGACTTCTAATTAATGATGTAATTACAAATATTTCTTAA
- the LOC107767025 gene encoding putative aldo-keto reductase 2 → MATPASEVPRIKLGSQGLEVSRIGLGCRGMSPNHGPPKPEPEMIKLIQHAIDNGVTFLDTSDQYGPHTNELLIGKAIKGMRERVQIASKFGISFKDGKMDICGEPEYVRACCEASLKRLDIDCIDLYYVHRIDIRVPIEMTIGELKKLVEEGKIKYIGLSEACAATIRRAHAVHPITAVQLEWSLWTRDLEEEIVPTCIELGIGIVPYSPLGRGFFSAGPQLIESLADGDFRKNIPRFKPENFEHNKQIFEQLKKIASRKRCTTSQLALAWVLHKGDDICPIPGTTKIENLNENIEAVSVKLTADEIAELESCAYADMVKGERHAFMWGTWINSETPPLSSWKAE, encoded by the exons ATGGCAACGCCGGCGAGCGAGGTGCCGAGGATCAAGCTAGGCTCACAAGGCTTAGAAGTCTCTAGAATCGGGCTGGGCTGTAGGGGTATGTCACCCAATCATGGCCCGCCCAAGCCCGAACCCGAAATGATCAAGCTTATCCAACACGCCATTGATAACGGCGTCACCTTTCTCGACACCTCCGATCAATATGGACCCCACACCAATGAACTTCTCATCGGCAAG GCAATCAAAGGAATGAGAGAAAGAGTACAAATAGCTTCCAAGTTTGGCATAAGTTTCAAAGATGGGAAAATGGACATTTGTGGTGAACCAGAATATGTAAGAGCTTGTTGTGAAGCTAGCTTGAAGCGACTGGACATCGACTGCATTGATCTTTATTATGTTCATCGCATTGATATCCGAGTGCCTATTGAAATGACG ATAGGAGAACTGAAGAAACTGGTTGAAGAGGGTAAAATCAAATATATAGGTCTGTCTGAGGCTTGTGCAGCAACAATTAGAAGGGCGCATGCAGTGCATCCAATAACAGCTGTTCAGTTGGAGTGGTCTTTGTGGACCAGAGATCTGGAGGAAGAAATAGTCCCTACTTGCAT AGAATTAGGAATCGGGATTGTCCCATATAGTCCTCTTGGACGAGGATTCTTCTCAGCAGGTCCACAGTTGATTGAGAGCTTGGCCGACGGCGACTTCCGCAAG AATATACCAAGGTTCAAGCCTGAGAATTTTGAGCACAACAAGCAAATATTCGAGCAACTCAAGAAAATAGCATCAAGAAAAAGATGCACCACATCACAACTTGCATTGGCTTGGGTTCTTCACAAAGGAGATGACATATGCCCCATACCTGGTACCACCAAGATTGAGAACCTCAATGAAAATATTGAAGCCGTATCTGTAAAACTAACAGCAGATGAGATAGCAGAGCTGGAGTCCTGTGCTTATGCTGATATGGTCAAAGGCGAAAGGCATGCGTTCATGTGGGGAACTTGGATAAATTCTGAGACTCCACCATTGTCCTCCTGGAAAGCTGAATAA